TGATGCCTGCTCTGCGTATAACACCGGGAAGAGCGGTGTCGGGGACGTGGGCGTCGTGGTGGGAGCGACCGTCAGGACGCCCCCCGACCTCGAAAGCCTTAACGGGCCTGTTCTCATGCCGGGAGTGGGAGCACAGGGGGCAACCTTCGCGGACGTCGACCGCGTCGCGGGGCGGGTCCGTGACCTCGTGTTCCCCAGCGTGTCGCGTTCCGTTCTGAGCGCGGGCCCGTCTGTTGCCGACCTGCGTAAACGGGTGGCCACTTGCCTGTCGCGCGCATAGCCCGCGTCGCTTTTCCTATCTGGACGTTTAGTTGGTAGTTTAGGTGCGTCACCGCGATGACGTGCCGAAATGCAACCGGCGTCATCGTAACGTGTCCGACCCGGTGTTACACTGATCCGGAGAAAATTACTACTACCCAATGGAGGAACCGTGGCCCTTCCACAGTTGACGGATGAGCAGCGCAAGGAAGCGCTTGCGAAGGCTGCCGAGGCGCGCAAGCAGCGTGCGGAGCTCAAGGCGTCCCTGAAGCGCGGAGACACCACGCTGAAGGATGTTTTGGCGAAGGCCGAGTCTGACGAGATCGTGGGCAAGACCAAGGTATCCGCACTCCTCGAGGCGCTCCCGAAGGTGGGCAAGGTCAAAGCCCGCGAAATCATGGAAGAACTTGAGATCGCTCAGACTCGCCGGCTGCGCGGGCTCGGTGAGCGCCAGCGTCGCGCACTGCTCGAGCGTTTCAACTACACCGAGGATTAAATCGGTGTCGGACGTGGCGACTCGGGGCCGGCTCGTTGTCTTGGCCGGCCCCTCCGCTGTCGGCAAATCAACGGTCGTGAGCCGTCTGCGCACCGACGTGCCGAACCTCTATTTCTCCGTGTCAATGACGACGCGTCAACCCCGGCCTGGGGAGATAGACGGCGTCGATTACTACTTCGTGAGCCCCGAAGAGTTTCAGCGGCGCATTGACGCCGGTGAGATGCTCGAGTGGGCCGACATCCACGGTGGATTGCAGCGCTCCGGTACCCCTGCAGGCCCCGTGAAAGAATCGCTTGAGCAGGGGCGCCCGGTCCTCGTTGAGGTTGACCTCGCGGGTGCGAGAAACATCAAACTTCTCCTGCCGGAGGCCACCTTGGTCTTCCTGGCGCCTCCGTCGTGGGAGACCCTCGTCGAGCGGTTGACAGGGAGGAATACGGAGCCCTCCGAGGTGATCGCGAGGCGGCTGGAGACCGCTCGCTTGGAATTACAAGCGCAGGGCGAGTTCGATCACGTCGTGGTCAACGAGGACGTTGAGGACGCTGTGGCGGAAATCGCAGGGATACTTTCCGGCACAACAAACAATGATGAATAAGGACAGGTGCACGTGAGCAACCAAACTGACAACTCGACCACCGGCCTCGCCGAGGAGATGGTCTACGACACCCCGGACGGAATCACGGCCCCGCCTATCGACGAGCTGCTGATGAAGGTCTCCTCCAAGTACGCCTTGGTCATCTTTGCGGCCAAACGCGCTCGCCAGATCAACAGCTTCTACCAGGAGCAGGACGAGGGAGTGTTCGAGTTCATCGGCCCGTTGGTCAACCCTGAGGCGGGCGAGAAGCCCTTGTCAATCGCCCTGCGGGAAATCCAGGCGGGTCTTCTCGAGCACGAAGAAGGGCAATAGGCCACTTCCGCCATGAGCGAATCTCGCACGATCGTCGTTGGGGTGTCCGGCGGCGTTGCCGCATATAAGGCATGCCATGTGATCCGCGACTTTACGGAGCGCGGCGATAGTGTCCGTGTCGTCCCCACCGAAAACGCCTTGCGTTTTGTGGGTGCCGCTACGTTTGAGGCGCTTTCTGGGCACCCGGTGGACACAGGTGTTTTTGAGCGCGTCGAAGATGTGCAGCACGTGCGCGTGGGGAAAGAGGCGGATCTCATAGTCGTCGCCCCAGCAACGGCGGATCTCCTTGCGCGTGTGGCTGCGGGTAGGGCGGACGACCTCCTTGCCGCCACGATCCTTGTGGCCACCTGCCCGATCGTCTTCGCCCCGGCGATGCACACCGAAATGTGGCTCAACCAGGCGACCCAAGAAAACGTGGCCACTCTCCGGCGGCGGGGGATGACTGTGCTCGAGCCGGCGCACGGAAGGCTGACGGGGGCCGACTCCGGCCCGGGTAGGTTACTGGAGCCGAGCACGATCGCGGAACTCGCGCGGACCGTCCACACGGTGGGCGCTCTACCGCGCACTCTCGAGGGTGTCAACGTGCTGATTAGCGCTGGTGGCACTCAGGAGAACGTGGACCCTGTGCGATACC
The nucleotide sequence above comes from Corynebacterium capitovis DSM 44611. Encoded proteins:
- the mihF gene encoding integration host factor, actinobacterial type, yielding MALPQLTDEQRKEALAKAAEARKQRAELKASLKRGDTTLKDVLAKAESDEIVGKTKVSALLEALPKVGKVKAREIMEELEIAQTRRLRGLGERQRRALLERFNYTED
- the gmk gene encoding guanylate kinase, producing the protein MSDVATRGRLVVLAGPSAVGKSTVVSRLRTDVPNLYFSVSMTTRQPRPGEIDGVDYYFVSPEEFQRRIDAGEMLEWADIHGGLQRSGTPAGPVKESLEQGRPVLVEVDLAGARNIKLLLPEATLVFLAPPSWETLVERLTGRNTEPSEVIARRLETARLELQAQGEFDHVVVNEDVEDAVAEIAGILSGTTNNDE
- the rpoZ gene encoding DNA-directed RNA polymerase subunit omega — its product is MVYDTPDGITAPPIDELLMKVSSKYALVIFAAKRARQINSFYQEQDEGVFEFIGPLVNPEAGEKPLSIALREIQAGLLEHEEGQ
- the coaBC gene encoding bifunctional phosphopantothenoylcysteine decarboxylase/phosphopantothenate--cysteine ligase CoaBC; translated protein: MSESRTIVVGVSGGVAAYKACHVIRDFTERGDSVRVVPTENALRFVGAATFEALSGHPVDTGVFERVEDVQHVRVGKEADLIVVAPATADLLARVAAGRADDLLAATILVATCPIVFAPAMHTEMWLNQATQENVATLRRRGMTVLEPAHGRLTGADSGPGRLLEPSTIAELARTVHTVGALPRTLEGVNVLISAGGTQENVDPVRYLGNRSSGRQGFALADIAAHKGANVTLVAGATDHLDTPAGATVVRVRSARELQSEMNARAAGADVIIMAAAVADYRPAMEATSKMKKGVTDLTAIDLVENPDVLRGLVDKRRAGETDAVIVGFAAETDTPLEYGRAKLERKGADMLMVNSVAGGKVFGEPRNGGWLLGRDGSVTEIADGYKHVVAARIWDAVESTLLN